In Aegilops tauschii subsp. strangulata cultivar AL8/78 chromosome 3, Aet v6.0, whole genome shotgun sequence, one genomic interval encodes:
- the LOC109747716 gene encoding F-box/FBD/LRR-repeat protein At1g13570-like isoform X2, whose product MSTCKKTRAEATSVVSSDRLSSLPPKIKGNVLSRLDVREAVRTSTLSSTWRDAWTNMPKISLRDGNFTRTRFVTLVDMVLALHMGTIEEFDISSEKSYHDEFARWMLMLSRRSPRSVTIKLNSGPRYKISSCVFSIGDLKFLQLENCIISLPRAFQGFKSLTYLSLNNFSSTDRNIQNLISFCPVLKDLILTTFEGINQLNIQAPKLEYLRVYGDFEDINLEAPNLKVAILYLGHQAKAYQSVPIVHDKENHIKKSLGGLSEIKILGITGSFMKYLSKGRILTKLPSVFTRLENIYLNICFWDRRQVFAAYSLFQNAPNLKKLAVWSYPSSTWDQCQARILEHTLQMQMDHLVTASVGCFRGLDNEVDFVGKLLSWAPALEEVKIEWKGETDCSMVFAKLLAMPRVSARAKVIVTF is encoded by the exons ATGAGTACCTGCAAAAAGACCAGGGCAGAAGCTACATCTGTTGTGAGTTCAGACAGACTGAGCAGTCTACCTCCAAAGATAAAGGGCAACGTCCTCTCCCGTTTGGATGTCAGAGAAGCGGTTAGGACTAGCACCTTATCAAGTACTTGGAGGGATGCATGGACAAATATGCCAAAAATATCTTTGCGCGATGGAAATTTTACGCGAACCAGGTTCGTTACGTTGGTCGATATGGTGCTAGCACTCCACATGGGAACCATAGAAGAGTTTGATATATCAAGTGAAAAAAGTTACCACGATGAGTTCGCTAGGTGGATGCTCATGCTGTCAAGGAGATCACCAAGGTCAGTTACAATCAAGTTGAACTCAGGGCCAAGGTATAAGATTTCCTCATGCGTCTTTTCCATCGGTGATTTGAAGTTTCTGCAACTGGAAAACTGCATCATCAGCTTGCCCCGGGCATTCCAAGGTTTCAAGAGCCTAACCTACCTGAGCCTAAACAATTTCTCATCCACAGACAGGAATATCCAAAATCTGATCTCGTTCTGCCCCGTACTGAAAGATTTGATATTAACTACTTTTGAGGGCATCAACCAACTAAACATTCAAGCTCCTAAGCTAGAATATCTTCGTGTTTATGGGGACTTTGAAGACATTAATTTGGAGGCCCCTAATCTAAAGGTGGCCATCCTCTATCTAGGTCACCAAGCTAAAGCATATCAATCTGTTCCAATTGTGCATGACAAGGAAAACCATATCAAGAAGTCATTGGGAGGCCTAAGTGAGATCAAAATACTTGGAATCACTGGTAGTTTCATGAAG TATCTATCAAAAGGGCGTATACTTACAAAGCTCCCTTCTGTGTTTACTCGGCTCGAGAATATTTATCTTAATATATGCTTTTGGGACCGGAGGCAAGTCTTTGCTGCTTATTCATTATTTCAGAATGCCCCCAACTTGAAGAAGCTTGCGGTGTGG AGTTACCCTTCGAGCACATGGGATCAGTGTCAGGCGAGGATTCTAGAGCATACGCTGCAAATGCAAATGGACCATCTCGTGACGGCTAGTGTTGGATGCTTCCGGGGTCTTGACAACGAAGTCGATTTCGTGGGAAAGTTACTGAGTTGGGCACCTGCTCTGGAAGAAGTGAAGATAGAATGGAAGGGCGAAACAGACTGCAGCATGGTTTTTGCCAAGCTATTAGCTATGCCGAGGGTGTCTGCCAGGGCCAAGGTCATTGTTACATTTTGA
- the LOC109747716 gene encoding F-box/FBD/LRR-repeat protein At1g13570-like isoform X1, whose product MSTCKKTRAEATSVVSSDRLSSLPPKIKGNVLSRLDVREAVRTSTLSSTWRDAWTNMPKISLRDGNFTRTRFVTLVDMVLALHMGTIEEFDISSEKSYHDEFARWMLMLSRRSPRSVTIKLNSGPRYKISSCVFSIGDLKFLQLENCIISLPRAFQGFKSLTYLSLNNFSSTDRNIQNLISFCPVLKDLILTTFEGINQLNIQAPKLEYLRVYGDFEDINLEAPNLKVAILYLGHQAKAYQSVPIVHDKENHIKKSLGGLSEIKILGITGSFMKYLSKGRILTKLPSVFTRLENIYLNICFWDRRQVFAAYSLFQNAPNLKKLAVWVRMSYPSSTWDQCQARILEHTLQMQMDHLVTASVGCFRGLDNEVDFVGKLLSWAPALEEVKIEWKGETDCSMVFAKLLAMPRVSARAKVIVTF is encoded by the exons ATGAGTACCTGCAAAAAGACCAGGGCAGAAGCTACATCTGTTGTGAGTTCAGACAGACTGAGCAGTCTACCTCCAAAGATAAAGGGCAACGTCCTCTCCCGTTTGGATGTCAGAGAAGCGGTTAGGACTAGCACCTTATCAAGTACTTGGAGGGATGCATGGACAAATATGCCAAAAATATCTTTGCGCGATGGAAATTTTACGCGAACCAGGTTCGTTACGTTGGTCGATATGGTGCTAGCACTCCACATGGGAACCATAGAAGAGTTTGATATATCAAGTGAAAAAAGTTACCACGATGAGTTCGCTAGGTGGATGCTCATGCTGTCAAGGAGATCACCAAGGTCAGTTACAATCAAGTTGAACTCAGGGCCAAGGTATAAGATTTCCTCATGCGTCTTTTCCATCGGTGATTTGAAGTTTCTGCAACTGGAAAACTGCATCATCAGCTTGCCCCGGGCATTCCAAGGTTTCAAGAGCCTAACCTACCTGAGCCTAAACAATTTCTCATCCACAGACAGGAATATCCAAAATCTGATCTCGTTCTGCCCCGTACTGAAAGATTTGATATTAACTACTTTTGAGGGCATCAACCAACTAAACATTCAAGCTCCTAAGCTAGAATATCTTCGTGTTTATGGGGACTTTGAAGACATTAATTTGGAGGCCCCTAATCTAAAGGTGGCCATCCTCTATCTAGGTCACCAAGCTAAAGCATATCAATCTGTTCCAATTGTGCATGACAAGGAAAACCATATCAAGAAGTCATTGGGAGGCCTAAGTGAGATCAAAATACTTGGAATCACTGGTAGTTTCATGAAG TATCTATCAAAAGGGCGTATACTTACAAAGCTCCCTTCTGTGTTTACTCGGCTCGAGAATATTTATCTTAATATATGCTTTTGGGACCGGAGGCAAGTCTTTGCTGCTTATTCATTATTTCAGAATGCCCCCAACTTGAAGAAGCTTGCGGTGTGGGTACGTATG AGTTACCCTTCGAGCACATGGGATCAGTGTCAGGCGAGGATTCTAGAGCATACGCTGCAAATGCAAATGGACCATCTCGTGACGGCTAGTGTTGGATGCTTCCGGGGTCTTGACAACGAAGTCGATTTCGTGGGAAAGTTACTGAGTTGGGCACCTGCTCTGGAAGAAGTGAAGATAGAATGGAAGGGCGAAACAGACTGCAGCATGGTTTTTGCCAAGCTATTAGCTATGCCGAGGGTGTCTGCCAGGGCCAAGGTCATTGTTACATTTTGA